One window from the genome of Pararhizobium gei encodes:
- a CDS encoding RpiB/LacA/LacB family sugar-phosphate isomerase, producing the protein MKIAIGADSAGKPLLDVIEAHLATKSNLQVTNLSRSGFYADLSKGLAETIVNGENERGILICGTGIGVSISANKVPGIRAALTHDTYSAERAAKSNNAQIITMGARVIGPELAKAVVDKWLESEFDPNGSSAGNVEAIDRLDAGKAQ; encoded by the coding sequence ATGAAAATCGCAATCGGTGCCGACAGTGCCGGCAAGCCGCTTCTCGACGTTATCGAGGCGCATCTGGCGACAAAGAGCAATTTACAGGTGACCAACCTCAGCCGCTCGGGCTTTTACGCCGATCTTTCCAAAGGTCTTGCCGAGACGATCGTCAACGGTGAAAACGAGCGAGGGATACTCATCTGCGGAACTGGCATCGGAGTGAGCATCTCGGCAAACAAGGTTCCGGGTATTCGCGCGGCTTTGACCCACGACACCTATTCCGCCGAGCGGGCCGCCAAGTCCAACAACGCCCAGATCATTACCATGGGCGCCCGCGTCATCGGCCCGGAACTGGCAAAGGCCGTCGTCGACAAATGGCTGGAATCGGAATTCGACCCGAACGGCTCGTCCGCCGGGAATGTAGAGGCAATCGACAGGCTCGATGCCGGCAAGGCGCAGTGA
- a CDS encoding IS110 family transposase, translating into MTYTNRFIGIDISKSSFDICVLPEIDLASFANDASGIAQFLAFIARLDNVARLVLEPTGGYERPVVDALLAARLPVARVNAKQIRQFARACGQLSKTDRIDAFVLADYAKRMETKVLTPSSPAQTAMIDLVSRYKQLSHMIVQEKNRREKLRNRDDNKSKAWIEETLSFLLQQRQSVVDAMETCLKSHKDLADKAKVLTSLKGIGLRTACILIAGLPELGLLDKGQIAKLVGVAPINRDSGLMRGKRMITGGRKPVRDALYIAALPAIRFDPAMKAVFDRLKAKGKPGKVALVAVMRRIIIILNARMREYRATVLDP; encoded by the coding sequence ATGACCTATACTAACCGTTTTATCGGCATCGACATATCAAAATCCTCCTTCGATATCTGCGTGCTTCCCGAGATCGACTTGGCAAGCTTTGCCAACGATGCCTCCGGGATTGCCCAGTTTCTCGCCTTCATCGCTCGATTGGATAACGTCGCGCGCCTGGTTCTGGAACCGACTGGTGGCTACGAGCGACCCGTCGTAGATGCCCTGCTGGCTGCTCGCCTGCCGGTGGCACGGGTGAATGCCAAACAGATCAGGCAGTTCGCGCGCGCCTGCGGCCAGCTCTCCAAGACCGACAGGATCGACGCCTTCGTTCTGGCGGACTACGCCAAGCGTATGGAAACCAAAGTTCTCACCCCATCTTCGCCAGCTCAAACAGCGATGATCGATCTGGTTTCACGTTACAAGCAACTATCGCACATGATCGTGCAGGAAAAGAACCGGCGGGAGAAGCTGCGTAATCGCGACGATAACAAATCCAAGGCCTGGATCGAAGAAACGCTGTCATTCCTGCTGCAACAGCGCCAGTCGGTGGTCGATGCCATGGAAACCTGCCTGAAGTCGCACAAAGACCTTGCCGACAAAGCGAAAGTCCTCACCTCGCTCAAGGGCATCGGACTGCGAACCGCATGCATTCTGATCGCCGGGCTTCCCGAACTCGGGCTGTTGGACAAAGGCCAGATCGCAAAGCTCGTCGGTGTCGCCCCAATCAATCGCGACAGTGGCCTGATGCGTGGAAAACGGATGATTACAGGTGGTCGAAAACCGGTAAGGGACGCTCTCTACATCGCCGCGTTACCGGCAATCCGCTTCGATCCCGCCATGAAAGCCGTGTTCGATCGACTGAAAGCCAAAGGCAAGCCCGGAAAGGTTGCTCTCGTCGCCGTCATGCGCAGGATCATCATAATTCTAAACGCTCGAATGCGTGAATATCGGGCAACGGTGCTTGACCCGTAA
- the pncB gene encoding nicotinate phosphoribosyltransferase → MPKTDIARRVYDNAWKLDPVIRSLLDTDFYKLLMLQMIWRLYPEVDATFSLINRTKTVLLTDEIDEQELREQLDYVRGLHFTKKEMIWLAGNTFYGRKQIFSPDFLAWLADFQLPDYELSRRHGQYELTFPGKWTHTTMWEIPALAIINELRSRSAMKDMGPFALDVLYARAKAKMWSKVERLRDYPDLRISDFGTRRRHSFLWQRWCVEALKEGIGTSFTGTSNVLLAMDTDLEAVGTNAHELPMVAAALARTDLELGEAPYKVLQDWNRLYGGNLLIVLPDAFGTAAFLRNAPDWVADWTGFRPDSAPPIEGGEKIIGWWRSKGRDPREKLLVFSDGLDVETIIKTYRHFHGQVRMSFGWGTNLTNDFAGCAPMHLSGLDPISIVCKVIDANGRPAVKLSDNPRKATGDPAEVDRYLRFFGTEDFTEQAVRV, encoded by the coding sequence ATGCCCAAGACTGACATTGCCCGGCGCGTCTATGATAATGCCTGGAAACTCGATCCCGTCATTCGCAGCCTTCTCGATACGGATTTCTACAAGCTTCTGATGCTGCAGATGATCTGGCGGTTATATCCCGAGGTGGACGCGACTTTTTCGCTGATCAACCGCACGAAGACAGTGCTTCTCACCGACGAGATCGATGAACAGGAACTGCGCGAACAGCTTGACTACGTGCGCGGGCTGCACTTTACCAAGAAGGAGATGATCTGGCTCGCCGGCAATACCTTCTATGGTCGCAAGCAGATATTCTCGCCGGATTTCCTGGCCTGGCTGGCGGACTTCCAGCTTCCTGACTACGAATTGTCGCGTCGGCACGGGCAGTATGAACTGACCTTTCCCGGAAAATGGACCCACACGACCATGTGGGAAATCCCGGCGCTCGCCATCATCAACGAGCTTCGCTCGCGTTCAGCCATGAAAGATATGGGCCCTTTCGCGCTGGACGTCCTCTATGCCCGTGCGAAAGCGAAGATGTGGTCGAAGGTGGAGCGGCTTCGCGACTATCCCGACCTGCGCATTTCGGATTTCGGTACGCGCCGACGCCACAGCTTCCTGTGGCAACGCTGGTGTGTCGAGGCCTTGAAGGAAGGCATCGGAACATCCTTCACCGGCACCAGCAATGTGCTGCTTGCCATGGACACCGATCTCGAAGCCGTCGGCACCAATGCCCATGAGCTGCCGATGGTCGCAGCAGCGCTCGCCCGGACTGATCTGGAACTCGGTGAGGCGCCCTACAAGGTCCTGCAGGACTGGAACCGGCTTTACGGCGGCAATCTACTGATTGTTCTTCCGGACGCCTTCGGAACCGCCGCCTTCTTGCGCAACGCTCCGGACTGGGTTGCCGACTGGACCGGGTTTCGTCCCGATAGCGCGCCGCCGATCGAGGGGGGCGAAAAGATCATAGGCTGGTGGCGCAGCAAGGGTCGCGACCCGAGGGAGAAGCTATTGGTCTTCTCGGACGGGCTGGACGTGGAGACGATCATCAAAACCTATCGCCACTTCCATGGTCAGGTTCGCATGAGCTTCGGCTGGGGCACGAACCTCACCAATGACTTTGCAGGTTGCGCGCCGATGCATCTCAGCGGGCTTGATCCGATTTCCATCGTCTGCAAGGTTATCGACGCCAACGGGCGTCCTGCCGTCAAGCTGTCGGACAATCCGCGCAAGGCGACGGGCGATCCCGCCGAAGTCGATCGCTACCTCAGGTTCTTTGGCACTGAAGATTTTACCGAACAGGCTGTTCGCGTGTAG
- a CDS encoding triose-phosphate isomerase — protein MTKSSIWVGTSWKMNKTLADSLTFANGLADADAERDIRIQRFVIPPYTAVRQVKQRLAETSVKVGAQNMHWDDAGAWTGEISPLMLTDCHLDIVELGHSERREFFGETDETVGLKVAAAIRHGLVPLICIGETLAEREAGNADVVLKRQVEGALSFVESGDTEKPVLLAYEPVWAIGVNGIPASADYADERHGLISQWAKEILGVSVPVLYGGSVNSGNCEELISKPHIGGLFIGRSAWNITGYLDILGRVAAAI, from the coding sequence ATGACGAAATCGTCCATCTGGGTCGGCACAAGCTGGAAAATGAACAAGACTCTCGCAGACTCTCTGACGTTTGCGAATGGCCTTGCCGATGCGGATGCGGAACGGGACATCCGCATCCAGCGCTTTGTCATCCCGCCCTATACTGCGGTGCGGCAGGTCAAGCAGCGTTTGGCCGAAACAAGCGTCAAGGTCGGGGCGCAGAATATGCATTGGGATGATGCCGGTGCATGGACCGGTGAAATCTCCCCGCTGATGCTGACGGACTGCCATCTCGACATCGTCGAGCTTGGCCATAGCGAGCGGCGGGAATTTTTCGGCGAGACGGACGAGACCGTGGGCCTGAAAGTGGCCGCAGCTATCCGGCACGGGCTTGTTCCGCTGATCTGCATCGGCGAGACGCTGGCCGAGAGGGAAGCGGGCAATGCCGATGTCGTTCTGAAACGCCAGGTCGAAGGCGCGCTCTCCTTTGTGGAAAGCGGCGACACGGAAAAACCGGTGCTGCTTGCCTATGAGCCGGTCTGGGCAATCGGCGTCAACGGCATTCCAGCGTCTGCTGATTATGCCGACGAGCGCCACGGCCTGATTTCGCAATGGGCGAAAGAAATCCTCGGCGTGTCTGTGCCGGTTCTTTACGGCGGCAGCGTCAACAGCGGAAATTGCGAGGAGCTTATCTCCAAGCCGCATATAGGCGGGCTCTTTATCGGTCGCTCTGCCTGGAACATTACGGGCTATCTCGATATCCTCGGCCGCGTTGCCGCAGCCATCTGA
- a CDS encoding TetR/AcrR family transcriptional regulator: protein MSRTLVQKNSKSVSSAKPADLRLEKGDCVPLRPAPRDRIVSTACELFRQHGIRGIGVDAIAEAADTNKMTLYRHFGSKDDLICETLKFKSEMASAFWEELETAHPNDAMARLLGWVRGRAQCLADDRYGCDLANAAVELKEQNHPAHVVIEEFKLAQRRRLEKLCHDAGAREPELLSDTLSLLMEGAQVSKLATGSEGPSMRFMRACEAAINSFCRSS from the coding sequence ATGTCAAGAACGCTCGTGCAGAAAAATTCCAAATCCGTATCGTCGGCGAAGCCGGCAGATCTAAGGCTGGAAAAAGGTGACTGTGTGCCGCTGCGCCCAGCACCCAGAGACAGGATCGTTTCGACGGCCTGCGAGCTGTTTCGACAGCATGGAATCAGGGGCATCGGCGTCGATGCGATAGCCGAAGCCGCCGATACGAACAAGATGACGCTCTATCGTCATTTCGGCTCAAAAGACGATTTGATTTGTGAAACCCTGAAATTCAAATCTGAAATGGCATCGGCTTTCTGGGAGGAGCTGGAGACCGCTCATCCCAATGACGCCATGGCGCGGCTTCTGGGGTGGGTACGAGGCCGGGCTCAATGTCTGGCTGACGACCGATATGGATGCGATCTAGCCAATGCGGCGGTCGAGTTGAAGGAGCAGAACCATCCGGCTCATGTGGTCATCGAGGAATTCAAGCTCGCCCAGCGCAGACGCCTCGAAAAGCTCTGCCATGACGCCGGCGCCAGAGAGCCGGAGCTTTTGTCCGATACGCTGTCCCTTCTGATGGAGGGCGCGCAGGTGAGTAAACTTGCAACTGGCAGCGAAGGCCCTTCGATGCGCTTCATGCGGGCTTGCGAAGCCGCCATCAACTCATTTTGCCGATCGTCCTGA
- a CDS encoding spermidine synthase — protein sequence MIPWTHLDTATIPDGGGELRLKQRGAEFSIMLGATELMNSRLSGSEEALARLTHERIRQRPRPHMLIGGLGMGFTLRAALGVLPFDAQVTVSELVPAVVEWARGPMADVFDGCLDDPRTNIVENDVGQLIRAATGSYDAILLDVDNGPEGLTRKANDDLYSLSGLLAAKKALRQGGILSVWSSAPDAAFTRRLQNAGFLAEELKVRASTKGTGARHVIWLATKK from the coding sequence ATGATCCCCTGGACCCACCTCGACACGGCAACGATACCCGATGGCGGCGGAGAACTGCGCCTGAAGCAGCGCGGCGCCGAATTCTCCATCATGCTTGGAGCGACCGAACTGATGAACAGCCGCTTGAGCGGTTCGGAAGAAGCTCTTGCGCGGCTTACCCATGAACGTATCCGGCAGCGGCCTCGGCCACACATGCTGATCGGCGGGCTGGGAATGGGATTTACACTGAGGGCCGCGCTCGGCGTGCTGCCCTTCGATGCGCAGGTTACAGTCAGCGAGCTCGTGCCGGCTGTCGTTGAATGGGCGAGAGGACCAATGGCCGACGTTTTTGATGGTTGCCTGGACGATCCCAGGACAAACATCGTCGAAAATGATGTCGGTCAGCTCATCCGCGCCGCAACAGGCAGCTATGATGCCATACTTCTGGACGTGGACAATGGGCCGGAAGGACTGACGCGCAAGGCCAATGATGACCTTTACAGCTTGTCCGGCCTTCTTGCCGCGAAAAAGGCACTCCGCCAGGGCGGCATCCTCTCCGTCTGGTCATCTGCTCCCGATGCAGCCTTTACAAGGCGATTGCAAAACGCTGGTTTTCTCGCCGAAGAATTGAAAGTCCGGGCAAGCACAAAAGGTACTGGCGCCCGCCATGTCATCTGGCTGGCTACAAAGAAATAG
- the glgA gene encoding glycogen synthase GlgA produces MKILSVTSEIFPLIKTGGLADVTGSLPKALAAYGYSTRTLVPGYPTLLAKLGETTVVHDFPDLFGAPASILLTRYEQLDLLILDAPALYSRPGGPYLDENGRDHADNWKRFAVLSYVASAISDGLIEDWRPDLVHTHDWQTALTSVYMKYSTAGRNLPSVLTIHNLAFQGQYPKWVVGQIGLPQETISIDGLEYYGDISYLKGGILTATAITTVSPTYAREIVSPELGMGLEGALSSRPGALTGIVNGIDTEIWNPASDGYLPAKYDHKTIRVRAVNRAKLLEAFRLDDGPGPIFAAVTRLTWQKGGDMLAEVAEEIAHLGGRLIVLGKGEQFVENALLTAAGRYPDRIGVRIGYDEETAHLIHGGADLVIQPSRFEPCGLTQLYALRYGAIPVVSRTGGLSETIIDANDAAVTARVATGFQFHPATAENLRLSIHRAFAAYHDPKKWARLQNQAMKANFSWERSAEQYAALYTDLIEGGKASSIFTARAAE; encoded by the coding sequence GTGAAAATACTCTCGGTAACGTCGGAAATTTTTCCGTTGATCAAAACCGGCGGCCTTGCCGACGTCACCGGGTCTTTGCCGAAAGCGCTTGCCGCATATGGCTATTCCACGCGCACGCTGGTTCCCGGTTATCCCACACTCTTGGCCAAACTGGGCGAGACCACCGTTGTCCACGATTTTCCGGATTTGTTCGGGGCTCCCGCTTCCATCTTGTTGACGCGTTACGAGCAGCTGGACCTCCTGATTCTTGATGCTCCGGCGCTTTATAGTCGCCCCGGCGGCCCCTATCTCGATGAAAACGGACGAGACCATGCCGATAACTGGAAGCGGTTCGCCGTGCTCTCCTATGTGGCCTCGGCGATTTCCGACGGACTTATCGAGGATTGGCGACCCGATCTTGTGCACACCCACGATTGGCAAACGGCGCTTACCTCCGTCTATATGAAATATTCGACTGCAGGCCGGAATCTGCCGAGCGTTTTGACAATCCATAATCTCGCATTTCAGGGACAGTATCCGAAATGGGTTGTGGGGCAGATCGGTCTTCCTCAGGAGACGATTTCCATCGATGGACTCGAATATTACGGGGATATCAGCTATCTCAAGGGCGGCATTCTCACGGCAACTGCCATTACGACGGTCAGCCCCACCTATGCCCGCGAGATCGTCTCGCCGGAGCTGGGCATGGGGCTGGAGGGGGCGCTCAGTTCGCGTCCCGGGGCATTGACCGGCATTGTCAACGGTATCGATACGGAGATTTGGAATCCCGCTTCCGATGGCTATCTCCCGGCGAAATACGATCATAAAACCATAAGAGTAAGGGCCGTCAATCGCGCCAAACTGCTCGAAGCTTTTCGTCTTGACGATGGACCCGGACCGATCTTCGCGGCCGTCACGCGGCTTACCTGGCAGAAGGGCGGCGACATGCTCGCAGAAGTCGCCGAAGAGATCGCCCATCTTGGGGGACGGTTGATCGTGCTCGGCAAGGGTGAACAATTTGTCGAAAATGCCTTGTTAACCGCCGCGGGACGGTACCCAGATCGCATTGGCGTACGCATTGGCTATGATGAAGAAACGGCCCATCTTATCCATGGCGGCGCAGATCTCGTCATTCAGCCCTCCCGATTCGAGCCCTGTGGCCTGACCCAGCTTTACGCCTTGCGTTACGGTGCAATTCCGGTGGTGTCGCGAACCGGCGGCCTTTCGGAAACTATCATCGACGCCAATGATGCGGCTGTAACGGCCAGGGTCGCGACCGGATTTCAGTTTCACCCTGCGACGGCTGAAAATCTCAGGCTTTCCATCCACCGCGCCTTTGCTGCCTATCATGATCCAAAAAAATGGGCACGACTGCAGAATCAGGCGATGAAAGCCAATTTTTCGTGGGAGCGGAGCGCCGAGCAATATGCCGCGCTCTATACCGACCTCATTGAAGGCGGCAAGGCTTCGTCGATATTCACGGCAAGGGCCGCCGAGTAA
- a CDS encoding APC family permease yields the protein MASIVETEGSTAASGTGLIRALDWKGAFWVAAGVPPLVLFSIGGIAGTTGKLAFVVWIISMVMGFLQSFTYAEIAGMFGNKSGGASIYGATAWLRYSKFIAPLSVWCNWFAWSPVLSLGCAIAAGYILNALFPIPGANSPAVMEWISANMATLTAESPRVAEWLAANAGKTPQDAISALLSVDAVAALTPAIRSWSLASFDIPFLAKANLNTTFVIGGILMLIIFAIQHRGIQGTASVQKWLAIIVLLPLLIIGLYPIFSGQIDSANITNLVPPTAGYSGIDGVWSNGGWTLFLGGLYIAAWSTYGFETAVCYTRELKNPKTDTFKAIFYSGLLCCLFFFLIPFTFQGVLGHAGMLAPGIVDGTGVAEALASLVHGGQIVTQILVVLMIMALFLAIMTAMAGSSRTLYQGAKDGWLPKYLDHTNEHGAPTRAMWTDFAFNLILLAIASDVAGYFFVLAVSNVGYIIFNFLNLNAGWIHRMDSGHIARPWKAPTWLIGLNTVLAFVNALFLGAGAKVWGYSNALWVGFIFAALILPVFAYRHYIRDGGKFPAGAMEDLGLVGQDLGVRKAGILPYVALAAGLAVVLAANAYFQLPA from the coding sequence ATGGCATCTATCGTTGAGACGGAAGGATCCACCGCTGCCTCGGGCACCGGGTTGATCCGCGCGCTGGACTGGAAAGGGGCTTTCTGGGTTGCGGCCGGCGTACCGCCGCTGGTGCTGTTTTCCATCGGCGGCATCGCAGGCACGACGGGCAAGCTCGCCTTCGTGGTCTGGATCATTTCCATGGTAATGGGCTTCCTGCAATCCTTCACCTATGCCGAAATTGCCGGCATGTTCGGCAATAAGTCGGGTGGCGCTTCCATCTATGGCGCCACTGCCTGGCTGCGATATTCGAAATTCATCGCGCCGCTGTCGGTGTGGTGCAATTGGTTCGCCTGGTCCCCGGTCCTGTCACTCGGCTGTGCCATCGCGGCCGGTTATATTCTCAACGCGCTTTTCCCCATTCCGGGCGCCAATTCGCCTGCCGTCATGGAATGGATCAGCGCCAATATGGCGACCCTGACCGCGGAAAGCCCGCGGGTCGCTGAATGGCTCGCCGCCAATGCCGGCAAGACGCCACAGGACGCAATCTCCGCTTTACTGTCAGTCGATGCCGTTGCCGCATTGACACCGGCGATCCGGAGTTGGTCGCTCGCCAGCTTCGACATTCCGTTTCTTGCTAAGGCAAACCTGAACACCACCTTCGTGATCGGCGGCATCCTGATGTTGATCATCTTCGCGATCCAGCATCGCGGCATTCAGGGAACGGCCAGCGTTCAGAAATGGCTCGCCATCATTGTTCTCCTGCCCCTCCTGATCATCGGCCTCTATCCGATCTTCTCCGGCCAGATCGACAGCGCCAATATCACCAACCTCGTACCGCCGACGGCGGGCTATTCCGGCATTGACGGCGTCTGGAGCAATGGCGGCTGGACGCTGTTCCTCGGCGGCCTCTATATCGCTGCCTGGTCGACCTACGGCTTCGAGACGGCCGTGTGCTATACCCGCGAATTGAAGAACCCGAAAACCGATACGTTCAAGGCAATCTTCTATTCCGGCCTTCTCTGCTGCCTGTTCTTCTTCCTTATTCCCTTCACGTTCCAGGGCGTTCTCGGCCATGCGGGCATGCTTGCTCCCGGTATCGTCGATGGCACGGGTGTCGCGGAAGCCCTGGCAAGTCTCGTCCATGGCGGCCAGATCGTTACGCAGATCCTCGTCGTCCTGATGATCATGGCGCTCTTCCTCGCCATCATGACCGCGATGGCTGGCTCGTCTCGGACTCTCTATCAGGGTGCGAAGGACGGCTGGCTGCCCAAATATCTCGATCACACAAACGAGCATGGCGCCCCGACCCGCGCCATGTGGACCGATTTTGCCTTCAACCTCATCCTGTTGGCCATCGCCTCCGACGTGGCCGGCTACTTCTTCGTGCTGGCCGTGTCCAATGTCGGCTATATCATCTTCAACTTCCTCAACCTCAATGCCGGCTGGATCCACCGCATGGATTCCGGCCATATTGCCCGCCCCTGGAAAGCACCGACCTGGCTGATCGGCCTCAACACCGTGCTCGCCTTTGTCAACGCGCTATTCCTCGGCGCCGGCGCCAAGGTCTGGGGTTATTCCAACGCGCTGTGGGTCGGCTTCATCTTCGCAGCTCTCATCCTGCCGGTCTTCGCCTATCGCCACTACATACGCGACGGCGGAAAATTCCCGGCGGGCGCCATGGAAGACCTTGGCCTTGTGGGGCAGGATCTAGGCGTCAGGAAAGCCGGCATCCTGCCCTATGTTGCGCTTGCAGCCGGCCTTGCCGTCGTGCTCGCCGCAAACGCCTACTTCCAACTTCCGGCCTGA
- a CDS encoding DeoR/GlpR family DNA-binding transcription regulator, whose amino-acid sequence MKPDDRRQLMMEMLMETGSAAIEELSVRFGVSKMTIHRDLDELEQAGLLRKIHGGASIQSSPQFESDFRYRERIAADEKRRLARHAARLIEPGQIIIIDDGSTAGALAGYIRDLRPLTVITNNLGVIIQLAPVAGINVISLGGLYSSKFNGFFGVNTQEALRSLRADLAFLSSSAVNGNAAFHQDQEVVQTKRQMMKSAEKSYLLVDHGKFGKSALHFLTRLDGFQAVLTGDELDAPYAAALREGGITLETIGGDAAGDIA is encoded by the coding sequence ATGAAGCCGGATGACCGCCGACAATTGATGATGGAAATGTTGATGGAGACCGGATCGGCAGCCATCGAAGAATTGTCCGTCCGCTTCGGTGTCAGCAAGATGACCATTCATCGCGATCTTGACGAGCTCGAGCAGGCGGGCCTGCTGCGAAAGATTCATGGTGGGGCGTCAATTCAATCCAGTCCGCAATTCGAAAGCGATTTCCGGTATCGTGAAAGGATAGCCGCTGACGAAAAGCGGCGGCTGGCCCGGCATGCTGCCCGGCTTATCGAACCTGGTCAGATCATCATTATCGATGATGGATCAACGGCAGGCGCTCTGGCTGGCTATATCCGGGATCTGCGGCCGTTGACCGTCATCACCAATAATCTCGGCGTCATCATCCAGCTCGCCCCTGTCGCCGGTATTAACGTGATTTCGCTGGGCGGTCTTTACAGCAGCAAATTCAACGGTTTTTTCGGCGTTAACACGCAGGAGGCGCTTCGGTCGCTGCGCGCCGATCTCGCCTTTCTCTCAAGCTCCGCCGTAAACGGCAATGCCGCCTTTCATCAGGATCAGGAGGTTGTCCAGACCAAGCGTCAGATGATGAAATCGGCCGAAAAATCGTATCTTTTGGTGGATCACGGAAAATTCGGCAAATCCGCGTTGCACTTTTTGACGAGGCTTGACGGGTTCCAGGCCGTTCTGACGGGCGATGAACTCGACGCGCCTTATGCTGCGGCGCTGCGTGAAGGCGGCATCACTCTTGAAACCATAGGCGGGGACGCCGCGGGGGACATTGCATGA